A genomic region of Capra hircus breed San Clemente chromosome 21, ASM170441v1, whole genome shotgun sequence contains the following coding sequences:
- the ULK3 gene encoding serine/threonine-protein kinase ULK3 isoform X1 — MAGSGWGPPRLDGFILTERLGSGTYATVYKAYAKKDTREVVAIKCVAKKSLNKASVENLLTEIEILKGIRHPHIVQLKDFQWDSDNIYLIMEFCAGGDLSRFIHTRRILPEKVARVFMQQLASALQFLHERNISHLDLKPQNILLSSLEKPHLKLADFGFAQHMSPRDEKHVLRGSPLYMAPEMVCQRQYDARVDLWSVGVILYEALFGQPPFASRSFSELEEKIRSNRVIELPLRPQLSQDCRDLLQRLLERDPSRRISFQDFFAHPWVDLEHMPSGESLARATALVVQAVKKDQEGDAAAALSLYCKALDFFVPALHYEVDTQRKEAIKAKVGQYVSRAEELKAIVSSSNRALLRQGTSARDLLREMARDKPRLLAALEMASAALAKEEEAGGEQDALALYQHSLGELLLLLAAEPPGRRRELLHTEVQNLMARAEYLKEQVKMKEAHWEAETLDKEGLSESVRSSCTLQ, encoded by the exons ATGGCGGGGTCCGGCTGGGGTCCCCCGCGGCTCGACGGCTTCATTCTCACTGAGCGCCTGGGCAGTGGCACGTATGCCACGGTGTACAAGGCCTACGCCAAG AAGGATACTCGGGAGGTGGTAGCCATAAAGTGTGTGGCCAAGAAGAGTCTGAACAAGGCATCGGTGGAAAACCTCCTGACAGAGATTGAGATCCTCAAGGGCATTCGACACCCCCACATTGTACAGCTGAAAGACTTCCAG TGGGACAGTGACAACATCTACCTCATCATGGAGTTCTGCGCAGGAGGTGACCTGTCTCGCTTCATCCACACCCGCAGGATTCTGCCTGAGAAGGTGGCTCGGGTCTTCATGCAGCAGTTGG CCAGTGCCCTGCAGTTCTTACATGAACGGAACATCTCTCACCTGGACCTGAAGCCACAGAACATTCTGCTGAGCTCCCTGGAGAAGCCCCACCTTAAACTGGCAG ACTTTGGCTTTGCACAGCACATGTCCCCCCGGGATGAGAAGCATGTGCTTCGTGGCTCCCCCCTCTACATGGCTCCCGAGATGGTGTGTCAGCGGCAGTACGATGCCCGTGTAGACCTCTGGTCTGTGGGGGTCATCCTGTATG AAGCCCTCTTCGGGCAGCCCCCCTTTGCCTCCAGGTCGTTCTCAGAGCTGGAAGAGAAGATCCGGAGCAACCGGGTTATTGAG CTCCCCCTGCGGCCCCAACTCTCCCAGGACTGCCGAGATCTGCTGCAGCGGCTCCTGGAGCGGGACCCCAGCCGCCGCATCTCCTTCCAAGACTTCTTCGCCCACCCTTGGGTAGACCTGGAGCACATGCCCAGTGGGGAGAGCCTGGCACGAGCA ACCGCCCTGGTGGTGCAGGCTGTGAAGAAGGACCAGGAGGGGGACGCTGCGGCCGCCTTGTCTCTCTACTGCAAGGCCCTGGACTTCTTTGTGCCCGCCCTGCACT ACGAAGTGGACACCCAGCGGAAGGAGGCAATTAAGGCGAAG GTAGGGCAGTATGTGTCCCGGGCTGAGGAGCTCAAGGCCATCGTCTCCTCCTCCAATCGGGCCCTGCTGAGGCAGGGGACCTCTGCCCGAGATCTGCTCAGAG AGATGGCCCGGGACAAGCCGCGCCTCCTGGCTGCCCTGGAAATGGCTTCGGCCGCCCTGGCCAAG GAGGAAGAGGCTGGTGGGGAGCAGGACGCGCTGGCCCTGTACCAGCACAGTCtgggggagctgctgctgctactggcaG cGGAGCCCCCAGGCCGGAGGCGGGAGCTACTTCACACTGAG GTTCAGAATCTCATGGCTCGGGCTGAATACCTGAAGGAGCAGGTCAAG ATGAAAGAGGCTCACTGGGAGGCCGAGACCCTGGACAAAGAGGGGCTGTCGGAGTCTGTTCGTAGCT CTTGTACTCTGCAGTGA
- the ULK3 gene encoding serine/threonine-protein kinase ULK3 isoform X2 encodes MAGSGWGPPRLDGFILTERLGSGTYATVYKAYAKDTREVVAIKCVAKKSLNKASVENLLTEIEILKGIRHPHIVQLKDFQWDSDNIYLIMEFCAGGDLSRFIHTRRILPEKVARVFMQQLASALQFLHERNISHLDLKPQNILLSSLEKPHLKLADFGFAQHMSPRDEKHVLRGSPLYMAPEMVCQRQYDARVDLWSVGVILYEALFGQPPFASRSFSELEEKIRSNRVIELPLRPQLSQDCRDLLQRLLERDPSRRISFQDFFAHPWVDLEHMPSGESLARATALVVQAVKKDQEGDAAAALSLYCKALDFFVPALHYEVDTQRKEAIKAKVGQYVSRAEELKAIVSSSNRALLRQGTSARDLLREMARDKPRLLAALEMASAALAKEEEAGGEQDALALYQHSLGELLLLLAAEPPGRRRELLHTEVQNLMARAEYLKEQVKMKEAHWEAETLDKEGLSESVRSSCTLQ; translated from the exons ATGGCGGGGTCCGGCTGGGGTCCCCCGCGGCTCGACGGCTTCATTCTCACTGAGCGCCTGGGCAGTGGCACGTATGCCACGGTGTACAAGGCCTACGCCAAG GATACTCGGGAGGTGGTAGCCATAAAGTGTGTGGCCAAGAAGAGTCTGAACAAGGCATCGGTGGAAAACCTCCTGACAGAGATTGAGATCCTCAAGGGCATTCGACACCCCCACATTGTACAGCTGAAAGACTTCCAG TGGGACAGTGACAACATCTACCTCATCATGGAGTTCTGCGCAGGAGGTGACCTGTCTCGCTTCATCCACACCCGCAGGATTCTGCCTGAGAAGGTGGCTCGGGTCTTCATGCAGCAGTTGG CCAGTGCCCTGCAGTTCTTACATGAACGGAACATCTCTCACCTGGACCTGAAGCCACAGAACATTCTGCTGAGCTCCCTGGAGAAGCCCCACCTTAAACTGGCAG ACTTTGGCTTTGCACAGCACATGTCCCCCCGGGATGAGAAGCATGTGCTTCGTGGCTCCCCCCTCTACATGGCTCCCGAGATGGTGTGTCAGCGGCAGTACGATGCCCGTGTAGACCTCTGGTCTGTGGGGGTCATCCTGTATG AAGCCCTCTTCGGGCAGCCCCCCTTTGCCTCCAGGTCGTTCTCAGAGCTGGAAGAGAAGATCCGGAGCAACCGGGTTATTGAG CTCCCCCTGCGGCCCCAACTCTCCCAGGACTGCCGAGATCTGCTGCAGCGGCTCCTGGAGCGGGACCCCAGCCGCCGCATCTCCTTCCAAGACTTCTTCGCCCACCCTTGGGTAGACCTGGAGCACATGCCCAGTGGGGAGAGCCTGGCACGAGCA ACCGCCCTGGTGGTGCAGGCTGTGAAGAAGGACCAGGAGGGGGACGCTGCGGCCGCCTTGTCTCTCTACTGCAAGGCCCTGGACTTCTTTGTGCCCGCCCTGCACT ACGAAGTGGACACCCAGCGGAAGGAGGCAATTAAGGCGAAG GTAGGGCAGTATGTGTCCCGGGCTGAGGAGCTCAAGGCCATCGTCTCCTCCTCCAATCGGGCCCTGCTGAGGCAGGGGACCTCTGCCCGAGATCTGCTCAGAG AGATGGCCCGGGACAAGCCGCGCCTCCTGGCTGCCCTGGAAATGGCTTCGGCCGCCCTGGCCAAG GAGGAAGAGGCTGGTGGGGAGCAGGACGCGCTGGCCCTGTACCAGCACAGTCtgggggagctgctgctgctactggcaG cGGAGCCCCCAGGCCGGAGGCGGGAGCTACTTCACACTGAG GTTCAGAATCTCATGGCTCGGGCTGAATACCTGAAGGAGCAGGTCAAG ATGAAAGAGGCTCACTGGGAGGCCGAGACCCTGGACAAAGAGGGGCTGTCGGAGTCTGTTCGTAGCT CTTGTACTCTGCAGTGA